One Hordeum vulgare subsp. vulgare chromosome 4H, MorexV3_pseudomolecules_assembly, whole genome shotgun sequence DNA window includes the following coding sequences:
- the LOC123446916 gene encoding WAT1-related protein At1g68170-like: protein MGIVGAGGVLEAARPVAAMVVVELVFSAMQIFIKLALDDGMDVRVLVAYRPMFGAAFLCPVAFLVERKKRPPLTVKVVTGLFLCGLFGITMNQNLLVLAMKLTNSTTIVTALSNLTPQATFIVAILTRMETLKLRKPSGQAKLAGTLVGLGGAMLLTFYKGPEMRFLHRLAHTGMSHASGGRPQPAVGSRILGSFLAIAGCFSYAIWLTVQAKVVQVYPCHYSIAALVCVFGAAQSTLLTLCIHRDAGHWRLGLNIRLYSSAYAGIVASGCAFPLMSWCLQKKGPLYVAMFGPLIVVFVAVMSSVVLNEALHIGIVLGAVLIVAGLYMVLWGKAKEEDEQEADAPKLTDKDDELGTFHRLTVKHNEENTTL from the exons ATGGGGATCGTTGGAGCAGGCGGCGTGTTGGAGGCCGCTCGGCCGGTGGCAgcgatggtggtggtggagctcgtCTTCTCGGCTATGCAGATCTTCATCAAGCTCGCGCTCGACGACGGCATGGACGTCCGCGTCCTCGTTGCCTACAGGCCCATGTTCGGCGCCGCATTCCTCTGCCCCGTCGCCTTCCTCGTCGAGAG GAAGAAACGGCCACCACTAACCGTCAAGGTTGTGACAGGGTTGTTTTTGTGTGGACTTTTCGG AATCACCATGAAccagaacctgttggtgcttgcCATGAAGCTGACGAATTCGACGACCATCGTTACAGCTCTTAGCAACCTCACCCCTCAAGCTACCTTCATCGTCGCAATCTTGACCAG GATGGAGACTTTGAAGCTCAGAAAGCCCAGCGGTCAAGCGAAACTGGCGGGAACCCTGGTTGGGCTGGGCGGCGCGATGCTGCTCACGTTCTACAAGGGCCCGGAGATGAGGTTCCTCCACCGCCTGGCGCACACCGGGATGAGCCATGCCAGCGGCGGTCGCCCGCAGCCGGCGGTTGGTTCTCGGATACTCGGCTCGTTCCTCGCCATCGCCGGCTGCTTCAGCTATGCGATCTGGCTCACCGTCCAGGCCAAGGTCGTCCAGGTCTACCCGTGCCACTACTCGATCGCCGCTCTGGTGTGCGTCTTCGGCGCGGCCCAGTCGACGCTGCTCACGCTCTGCATCCACAGGGACGCCGGCCACTGGAGGCTCGGGCTCAACATCAGGCTCTACTCGTCGGCTTACGCG GGCATCGTGGCGTCCGGGTGCGCCTTCCCGCTCATGTCGTGGTGCCTGCAGAAGAAAGGGCCCCTCTACGTCGCCATGTTCGGACcgctcatcgtcgtcttcgtcgcgGTCATGAGCTCCGTCGTCCTTAACGAGGCCCTGCACATCGGAAT CGTACTTGGTGCTGTGCTGATCGTGGCGGGGCTGTACATGGTGCTGTGGGGCAAGGCCAAagaggaagatgaacaagaagcCGATGCTCCAAAACTTACTGATAAAGACGACGAGCTGGGAACGTTCCACAGGCTAACCGTGAAGCATAACGAGGAAAATACTACACTTTAG